One Carassius auratus strain Wakin chromosome 3, ASM336829v1, whole genome shotgun sequence genomic region harbors:
- the LOC113046527 gene encoding mediator of RNA polymerase II transcription subunit 25-like isoform X2, whose protein sequence is MDPTSKPGLNQVSDVVFVIEGTANLGPYFESLRENYILPTIEYFNGGPPAETDFGGDYGGTQYGLVVFNTVDCAPESYVQCHAPTSSAFEFVSWIDSIQFMGGGAESCSLIAEGLSVALQLFDDFKKMREQIGQTHKVCVLLCNSPPYLLPAVESVSYTGCTADSLVQIIRDRGIHFSVIAPRKLPALRYLFERASSVAGAPESSHPDYSQDPFHMVLVRGIALPVTPGGGSGVVSLKPVLPPQPLPVSQPSMGSVTQTPPPPLSYQNPALNAAHDAAQKVLDAATQQQKIRFPQMPNAPFSQSLPSGGKPNLSTVTTVSPPVLTQQQVPPQQPPQQPQGPPAPNQPPPQAPQSQPTNQQTPPTSQPGMGAIPTPPAGAQQGVANKIVAWSGVLEWQEKPKASSMDSNTKLTRSLPCQVQVSQGENLNTDQWPQKLIMQLIPQQLLTTLGPLFRNSRMVQFLFTNKDMESLKGLYRIMTNGFAGCVHFPHSAPCEVRVLMLLYSSRKRIFMGLIPNDQSGFVNGIRQVITNHKQVQQQRSMNNTVQMQPGQVPPNQNFLNRPPGPIPVTHGNVQQQSVVVGLPSVSQVTLMEDQQRQNNMLRAAATGNQQPPVTGAPPNQVAQAQAQPPGGMLRLPNPGANPQLRSLLLSQQPGGMQGMQGMHPIQQMVHSAPGGGAQWRQPHQGPLMIPNGPRGPVAQNPGMPQVSSVMEDEILMDLI, encoded by the exons ATGGACCCGACGTCCAAGCCTGGGTTGAATCAGGTGTCAGATGTGGTGTTTGTCATAGAGGGAACTGCAAACCTTGGTCCTTATTTTGAATCACTTCGGGAGAATTACATACTACCGACTATAGA GTATTTTAATGGAGGACCACCTGCTGAAACAGATTTTGGAGGAGAT TATGGTGGCACTCAGTATGGTCTGGTGGTCTTCAACACAGTGGATTGTGCTCCAGAATCTTACGTCCAGTGCCATGCTCCCACCAGCTCTGCTTTTGAGTTTGTCTCGTGGATTGACAGCATTCA ATTCATGGGAGGTGGAGCAGAGAGCTGCAGTCTTATAGCTGAGGGTCTTTCTGTGGCCCTGCAGCTCTTTGACGACTTCAAAAAAATGAGGGAGCAAAT tggtcAGACCCACAAGGTTTGCGTGTTGCTGTGTAATTCTCCTCCATACTTACTACCGGCTGTGGAGAGCGTCAGCTACACGGGCTGCACCGCAGACAGCCTGGTCCAGATCATACGTGAT CGGGGGATCCATTTTTCTGTAATTGCTCCACGGAAACTTCCAGCGCTTCGATATCTTTTTGAAAGAGCATCTTCGGTCGCAGGTGCACCAgaatcctcacatccagactacAGTCAAGACCCCTTTCACATGGTGTTAGTCAGGGGCATTGCACTTCCTG TTACTCCTGGAGGAGGTTCTGGTGTAGTCTCTCTGAAACCGGTCTTGCCACCTCAGCCTTTGCCTGTGTCCCAGCCTTCTATGGGCTCAGTAACCcagactcctcctcctcctctttcataCCAG AATCCCGCTCTAAACGCGGCACACGATGCAGCACAGAAAGTGCTAGATGCAGCCACTCAGCAGCAGAAGATTCGAT TTCCTCAAATGCCAAATGCTCCCTTCAGCCAATCACTCCCATCAGGAGGTAAACCCAACCTATCTACAGTTACCACAGTGTCACCGCCAGTGTTAACACAGCAACAAGTTCCACCACAGCAGCCACCACAGCAACCACAAGGCCCACCTGCACCCAACCAGCCGCCTCCTCAGGCCCCTCAGTCGCAGCCCACCAATCAGCAGACGCCGCCAACATCACAGCCTGGCATG GGTGCTATACCTACACCTCCGGCTGGGGCACAGCAAGGTGTTGCCAATAAAATAGTGGCATGGAGTGGAGTTCTGGAATGGCAAGAG AAGCCCAAGGCTTCCTCCATGGACTCCAACACAAAACTTACACGCTCCTTGCCCTGCCAGGTCCAGGTCAGCCAAGGGGAGAATCT aaaTACAGACCAGTGGCCGCAGAAGCTGATCATGCAGCTCATCCCTCAGCAGCTCCTG ACTACTCTGGGCCCTCTGTTCAGAAACTCTCGTATGGTGCAGTTTCTATTTACTAATAAAGATATGGAGTCTTTGAAGGGACTGTATCGCATCATGACCAATGGATTT gctggATGTGTGCATTTCCCCCACAGTGCTCCGTGTGAGGTGCGTGTGCTGATGCTGCTTTACTCATCTAGGAAGAGGATCTTCATGGGACTCATCCCTAATGACCAGAGTGGATTCGTCAATGGCATTCGGCAGGTCATCACTAACCACAAACAAGTGCAGCAGCAACGCTCG ATGAACAATACTGTTCAGATGCAACCTGGACAGGTCCCACCCAATCAGAACTTCCTCAACAGACCGCCGGGCCCCATCCCTGTTACGCATGGCAACGTGCAACAGCAG TCTGTGGTGGTGGGCTTGCCCTCCGTCAGTCAGGTCACACTGATGGAGGACCAGCAGAGACAGAACAACATG CTGAGAGCAGCTGCAACAGGCAATCAGCAGCCGCCGGTCACAGGTGCTCCGCCCAATCAGGTGGCCCAAGCTCAAGCACAGCCTCCTGGTGGCATGCTGCGCCTCCCAAACCCAGGCGCAAACCCCcaactccgcagtctcctcctcAGCCAACAACCT GGTGGGATGCAGGGCATGCAGGGAATGCATCCCATCCAGCAGATGGTCCATTCTGCACCAGGAGGGGGCGCTCAGTGGAGGCAGCCTCACCAAG GTCCGCTGATGATCCCTAATGGTCCACGGGGTCCAGTCGCACAGAATCCTGGGATGCCTCAGGTGTCGAGCGTTATGGAGGATGAAATTCTTATGGACCTTATCTAA
- the LOC113046527 gene encoding mediator of RNA polymerase II transcription subunit 25-like isoform X5: MDPTSKPGLNQVSDVVFVIEGTANLGPYFESLRENYILPTIEYFNGGPPAETDFGGDYGGTQYGLVVFNTVDCAPESYVQCHAPTSSAFEFVSWIDSIQFMGGGAESCSLIAEGLSVALQLFDDFKKMREQIGQTHKVCVLLCNSPPYLLPAVESVSYTGCTADSLVQIIRDRGIHFSVIAPRKLPALRYLFERASSVAGAPESSHPDYSQDPFHMVLVRGIALPVTPGGGSGVVSLKPVLPPQPLPVSQPSMGSVTQTPPPPLSYQNPALNAAHDAAQKVLDAATQQQKIRFPQMPNAPFSQSLPSGGKPNLSTVTTVSPPVLTQQQVPPQQPPQQPQGPPAPNQPPPQAPQSQPTNQQTPPTSQPGMGAIPTPPAGAQQGVANKIVAWSGVLEWQEKPKASSMDSNTKLTRSLPCQVQVSQGENLNTDQWPQKLIMQLIPQQLLTTLGPLFRNSRMVQFLFTNKDMESLKGLYRIMTNGFAGCVHFPHSAPCEVRVLMLLYSSRKRIFMGLIPNDQSGFVNGIRQVITNHKQVQQQRSMNNTVQMQPGQVPPNQNFLNRPPGPIPVTHGNVQQQQGGMQGMQGMHPIQQMVHSAPGGGAQWRQPHQGPLMIPNGPRGPVAQNPGMPQVSSVMEDEILMDLI; this comes from the exons ATGGACCCGACGTCCAAGCCTGGGTTGAATCAGGTGTCAGATGTGGTGTTTGTCATAGAGGGAACTGCAAACCTTGGTCCTTATTTTGAATCACTTCGGGAGAATTACATACTACCGACTATAGA GTATTTTAATGGAGGACCACCTGCTGAAACAGATTTTGGAGGAGAT TATGGTGGCACTCAGTATGGTCTGGTGGTCTTCAACACAGTGGATTGTGCTCCAGAATCTTACGTCCAGTGCCATGCTCCCACCAGCTCTGCTTTTGAGTTTGTCTCGTGGATTGACAGCATTCA ATTCATGGGAGGTGGAGCAGAGAGCTGCAGTCTTATAGCTGAGGGTCTTTCTGTGGCCCTGCAGCTCTTTGACGACTTCAAAAAAATGAGGGAGCAAAT tggtcAGACCCACAAGGTTTGCGTGTTGCTGTGTAATTCTCCTCCATACTTACTACCGGCTGTGGAGAGCGTCAGCTACACGGGCTGCACCGCAGACAGCCTGGTCCAGATCATACGTGAT CGGGGGATCCATTTTTCTGTAATTGCTCCACGGAAACTTCCAGCGCTTCGATATCTTTTTGAAAGAGCATCTTCGGTCGCAGGTGCACCAgaatcctcacatccagactacAGTCAAGACCCCTTTCACATGGTGTTAGTCAGGGGCATTGCACTTCCTG TTACTCCTGGAGGAGGTTCTGGTGTAGTCTCTCTGAAACCGGTCTTGCCACCTCAGCCTTTGCCTGTGTCCCAGCCTTCTATGGGCTCAGTAACCcagactcctcctcctcctctttcataCCAG AATCCCGCTCTAAACGCGGCACACGATGCAGCACAGAAAGTGCTAGATGCAGCCACTCAGCAGCAGAAGATTCGAT TTCCTCAAATGCCAAATGCTCCCTTCAGCCAATCACTCCCATCAGGAGGTAAACCCAACCTATCTACAGTTACCACAGTGTCACCGCCAGTGTTAACACAGCAACAAGTTCCACCACAGCAGCCACCACAGCAACCACAAGGCCCACCTGCACCCAACCAGCCGCCTCCTCAGGCCCCTCAGTCGCAGCCCACCAATCAGCAGACGCCGCCAACATCACAGCCTGGCATG GGTGCTATACCTACACCTCCGGCTGGGGCACAGCAAGGTGTTGCCAATAAAATAGTGGCATGGAGTGGAGTTCTGGAATGGCAAGAG AAGCCCAAGGCTTCCTCCATGGACTCCAACACAAAACTTACACGCTCCTTGCCCTGCCAGGTCCAGGTCAGCCAAGGGGAGAATCT aaaTACAGACCAGTGGCCGCAGAAGCTGATCATGCAGCTCATCCCTCAGCAGCTCCTG ACTACTCTGGGCCCTCTGTTCAGAAACTCTCGTATGGTGCAGTTTCTATTTACTAATAAAGATATGGAGTCTTTGAAGGGACTGTATCGCATCATGACCAATGGATTT gctggATGTGTGCATTTCCCCCACAGTGCTCCGTGTGAGGTGCGTGTGCTGATGCTGCTTTACTCATCTAGGAAGAGGATCTTCATGGGACTCATCCCTAATGACCAGAGTGGATTCGTCAATGGCATTCGGCAGGTCATCACTAACCACAAACAAGTGCAGCAGCAACGCTCG ATGAACAATACTGTTCAGATGCAACCTGGACAGGTCCCACCCAATCAGAACTTCCTCAACAGACCGCCGGGCCCCATCCCTGTTACGCATGGCAACGTGCAACAGCAG CAGGGTGGGATGCAGGGCATGCAGGGAATGCATCCCATCCAGCAGATGGTCCATTCTGCACCAGGAGGGGGCGCTCAGTGGAGGCAGCCTCACCAAG GTCCGCTGATGATCCCTAATGGTCCACGGGGTCCAGTCGCACAGAATCCTGGGATGCCTCAGGTGTCGAGCGTTATGGAGGATGAAATTCTTATGGACCTTATCTAA
- the LOC113046527 gene encoding mediator of RNA polymerase II transcription subunit 25-like isoform X6 → MDPTSKPGLNQVSDVVFVIEGTANLGPYFESLRENYILPTIEYFNGGPPAETDFGGDYGGTQYGLVVFNTVDCAPESYVQCHAPTSSAFEFVSWIDSIQFMGGGAESCSLIAEGLSVALQLFDDFKKMREQIGQTHKVCVLLCNSPPYLLPAVESVSYTGCTADSLVQIIRDRGIHFSVIAPRKLPALRYLFERASSVAGAPESSHPDYSQDPFHMVLVRGIALPVTPGGGSGVVSLKPVLPPQPLPVSQPSMGSVTQTPPPPLSYQNPALNAAHDAAQKVLDAATQQQKIRFPQMPNAPFSQSLPSGGKPNLSTVTTVSPPVLTQQQVPPQQPPQQPQGPPAPNQPPPQAPQSQPTNQQTPPTSQPGMGAIPTPPAGAQQGVANKIVAWSGVLEWQEKPKASSMDSNTKLTRSLPCQVQVSQGENLNTDQWPQKLIMQLIPQQLLTTLGPLFRNSRMVQFLFTNKDMESLKGLYRIMTNGFAGCVHFPHSAPCEVRVLMLLYSSRKRIFMGLIPNDQSGFVNGIRQVITNHKQVQQQRSMNNTVQMQPGQVPPNQNFLNRPPGPIPVTHGNVQQQGGMQGMQGMHPIQQMVHSAPGGGAQWRQPHQGPLMIPNGPRGPVAQNPGMPQVSSVMEDEILMDLI, encoded by the exons ATGGACCCGACGTCCAAGCCTGGGTTGAATCAGGTGTCAGATGTGGTGTTTGTCATAGAGGGAACTGCAAACCTTGGTCCTTATTTTGAATCACTTCGGGAGAATTACATACTACCGACTATAGA GTATTTTAATGGAGGACCACCTGCTGAAACAGATTTTGGAGGAGAT TATGGTGGCACTCAGTATGGTCTGGTGGTCTTCAACACAGTGGATTGTGCTCCAGAATCTTACGTCCAGTGCCATGCTCCCACCAGCTCTGCTTTTGAGTTTGTCTCGTGGATTGACAGCATTCA ATTCATGGGAGGTGGAGCAGAGAGCTGCAGTCTTATAGCTGAGGGTCTTTCTGTGGCCCTGCAGCTCTTTGACGACTTCAAAAAAATGAGGGAGCAAAT tggtcAGACCCACAAGGTTTGCGTGTTGCTGTGTAATTCTCCTCCATACTTACTACCGGCTGTGGAGAGCGTCAGCTACACGGGCTGCACCGCAGACAGCCTGGTCCAGATCATACGTGAT CGGGGGATCCATTTTTCTGTAATTGCTCCACGGAAACTTCCAGCGCTTCGATATCTTTTTGAAAGAGCATCTTCGGTCGCAGGTGCACCAgaatcctcacatccagactacAGTCAAGACCCCTTTCACATGGTGTTAGTCAGGGGCATTGCACTTCCTG TTACTCCTGGAGGAGGTTCTGGTGTAGTCTCTCTGAAACCGGTCTTGCCACCTCAGCCTTTGCCTGTGTCCCAGCCTTCTATGGGCTCAGTAACCcagactcctcctcctcctctttcataCCAG AATCCCGCTCTAAACGCGGCACACGATGCAGCACAGAAAGTGCTAGATGCAGCCACTCAGCAGCAGAAGATTCGAT TTCCTCAAATGCCAAATGCTCCCTTCAGCCAATCACTCCCATCAGGAGGTAAACCCAACCTATCTACAGTTACCACAGTGTCACCGCCAGTGTTAACACAGCAACAAGTTCCACCACAGCAGCCACCACAGCAACCACAAGGCCCACCTGCACCCAACCAGCCGCCTCCTCAGGCCCCTCAGTCGCAGCCCACCAATCAGCAGACGCCGCCAACATCACAGCCTGGCATG GGTGCTATACCTACACCTCCGGCTGGGGCACAGCAAGGTGTTGCCAATAAAATAGTGGCATGGAGTGGAGTTCTGGAATGGCAAGAG AAGCCCAAGGCTTCCTCCATGGACTCCAACACAAAACTTACACGCTCCTTGCCCTGCCAGGTCCAGGTCAGCCAAGGGGAGAATCT aaaTACAGACCAGTGGCCGCAGAAGCTGATCATGCAGCTCATCCCTCAGCAGCTCCTG ACTACTCTGGGCCCTCTGTTCAGAAACTCTCGTATGGTGCAGTTTCTATTTACTAATAAAGATATGGAGTCTTTGAAGGGACTGTATCGCATCATGACCAATGGATTT gctggATGTGTGCATTTCCCCCACAGTGCTCCGTGTGAGGTGCGTGTGCTGATGCTGCTTTACTCATCTAGGAAGAGGATCTTCATGGGACTCATCCCTAATGACCAGAGTGGATTCGTCAATGGCATTCGGCAGGTCATCACTAACCACAAACAAGTGCAGCAGCAACGCTCG ATGAACAATACTGTTCAGATGCAACCTGGACAGGTCCCACCCAATCAGAACTTCCTCAACAGACCGCCGGGCCCCATCCCTGTTACGCATGGCAACGTGCAACAGCAG GGTGGGATGCAGGGCATGCAGGGAATGCATCCCATCCAGCAGATGGTCCATTCTGCACCAGGAGGGGGCGCTCAGTGGAGGCAGCCTCACCAAG GTCCGCTGATGATCCCTAATGGTCCACGGGGTCCAGTCGCACAGAATCCTGGGATGCCTCAGGTGTCGAGCGTTATGGAGGATGAAATTCTTATGGACCTTATCTAA
- the LOC113046527 gene encoding mediator of RNA polymerase II transcription subunit 25-like isoform X1 — MDPTSKPGLNQVSDVVFVIEGTANLGPYFESLRENYILPTIEYFNGGPPAETDFGGDYGGTQYGLVVFNTVDCAPESYVQCHAPTSSAFEFVSWIDSIQFMGGGAESCSLIAEGLSVALQLFDDFKKMREQIGQTHKVCVLLCNSPPYLLPAVESVSYTGCTADSLVQIIRDRGIHFSVIAPRKLPALRYLFERASSVAGAPESSHPDYSQDPFHMVLVRGIALPVTPGGGSGVVSLKPVLPPQPLPVSQPSMGSVTQTPPPPLSYQNPALNAAHDAAQKVLDAATQQQKIRFPQMPNAPFSQSLPSGGKPNLSTVTTVSPPVLTQQQVPPQQPPQQPQGPPAPNQPPPQAPQSQPTNQQTPPTSQPGMGAIPTPPAGAQQGVANKIVAWSGVLEWQEKPKASSMDSNTKLTRSLPCQVQVSQGENLNTDQWPQKLIMQLIPQQLLTTLGPLFRNSRMVQFLFTNKDMESLKGLYRIMTNGFAGCVHFPHSAPCEVRVLMLLYSSRKRIFMGLIPNDQSGFVNGIRQVITNHKQVQQQRSMNNTVQMQPGQVPPNQNFLNRPPGPIPVTHGNVQQQSVVVGLPSVSQVTLMEDQQRQNNMLRAAATGNQQPPVTGAPPNQVAQAQAQPPGGMLRLPNPGANPQLRSLLLSQQPQGGMQGMQGMHPIQQMVHSAPGGGAQWRQPHQGPLMIPNGPRGPVAQNPGMPQVSSVMEDEILMDLI, encoded by the exons ATGGACCCGACGTCCAAGCCTGGGTTGAATCAGGTGTCAGATGTGGTGTTTGTCATAGAGGGAACTGCAAACCTTGGTCCTTATTTTGAATCACTTCGGGAGAATTACATACTACCGACTATAGA GTATTTTAATGGAGGACCACCTGCTGAAACAGATTTTGGAGGAGAT TATGGTGGCACTCAGTATGGTCTGGTGGTCTTCAACACAGTGGATTGTGCTCCAGAATCTTACGTCCAGTGCCATGCTCCCACCAGCTCTGCTTTTGAGTTTGTCTCGTGGATTGACAGCATTCA ATTCATGGGAGGTGGAGCAGAGAGCTGCAGTCTTATAGCTGAGGGTCTTTCTGTGGCCCTGCAGCTCTTTGACGACTTCAAAAAAATGAGGGAGCAAAT tggtcAGACCCACAAGGTTTGCGTGTTGCTGTGTAATTCTCCTCCATACTTACTACCGGCTGTGGAGAGCGTCAGCTACACGGGCTGCACCGCAGACAGCCTGGTCCAGATCATACGTGAT CGGGGGATCCATTTTTCTGTAATTGCTCCACGGAAACTTCCAGCGCTTCGATATCTTTTTGAAAGAGCATCTTCGGTCGCAGGTGCACCAgaatcctcacatccagactacAGTCAAGACCCCTTTCACATGGTGTTAGTCAGGGGCATTGCACTTCCTG TTACTCCTGGAGGAGGTTCTGGTGTAGTCTCTCTGAAACCGGTCTTGCCACCTCAGCCTTTGCCTGTGTCCCAGCCTTCTATGGGCTCAGTAACCcagactcctcctcctcctctttcataCCAG AATCCCGCTCTAAACGCGGCACACGATGCAGCACAGAAAGTGCTAGATGCAGCCACTCAGCAGCAGAAGATTCGAT TTCCTCAAATGCCAAATGCTCCCTTCAGCCAATCACTCCCATCAGGAGGTAAACCCAACCTATCTACAGTTACCACAGTGTCACCGCCAGTGTTAACACAGCAACAAGTTCCACCACAGCAGCCACCACAGCAACCACAAGGCCCACCTGCACCCAACCAGCCGCCTCCTCAGGCCCCTCAGTCGCAGCCCACCAATCAGCAGACGCCGCCAACATCACAGCCTGGCATG GGTGCTATACCTACACCTCCGGCTGGGGCACAGCAAGGTGTTGCCAATAAAATAGTGGCATGGAGTGGAGTTCTGGAATGGCAAGAG AAGCCCAAGGCTTCCTCCATGGACTCCAACACAAAACTTACACGCTCCTTGCCCTGCCAGGTCCAGGTCAGCCAAGGGGAGAATCT aaaTACAGACCAGTGGCCGCAGAAGCTGATCATGCAGCTCATCCCTCAGCAGCTCCTG ACTACTCTGGGCCCTCTGTTCAGAAACTCTCGTATGGTGCAGTTTCTATTTACTAATAAAGATATGGAGTCTTTGAAGGGACTGTATCGCATCATGACCAATGGATTT gctggATGTGTGCATTTCCCCCACAGTGCTCCGTGTGAGGTGCGTGTGCTGATGCTGCTTTACTCATCTAGGAAGAGGATCTTCATGGGACTCATCCCTAATGACCAGAGTGGATTCGTCAATGGCATTCGGCAGGTCATCACTAACCACAAACAAGTGCAGCAGCAACGCTCG ATGAACAATACTGTTCAGATGCAACCTGGACAGGTCCCACCCAATCAGAACTTCCTCAACAGACCGCCGGGCCCCATCCCTGTTACGCATGGCAACGTGCAACAGCAG TCTGTGGTGGTGGGCTTGCCCTCCGTCAGTCAGGTCACACTGATGGAGGACCAGCAGAGACAGAACAACATG CTGAGAGCAGCTGCAACAGGCAATCAGCAGCCGCCGGTCACAGGTGCTCCGCCCAATCAGGTGGCCCAAGCTCAAGCACAGCCTCCTGGTGGCATGCTGCGCCTCCCAAACCCAGGCGCAAACCCCcaactccgcagtctcctcctcAGCCAACAACCT CAGGGTGGGATGCAGGGCATGCAGGGAATGCATCCCATCCAGCAGATGGTCCATTCTGCACCAGGAGGGGGCGCTCAGTGGAGGCAGCCTCACCAAG GTCCGCTGATGATCCCTAATGGTCCACGGGGTCCAGTCGCACAGAATCCTGGGATGCCTCAGGTGTCGAGCGTTATGGAGGATGAAATTCTTATGGACCTTATCTAA
- the LOC113046527 gene encoding mediator of RNA polymerase II transcription subunit 25-like isoform X3, with amino-acid sequence MDPTSKPGLNQVSDVVFVIEGTANLGPYFESLRENYILPTIEYFNGGPPAETDFGGDYGGTQYGLVVFNTVDCAPESYVQCHAPTSSAFEFVSWIDSIQFMGGGAESCSLIAEGLSVALQLFDDFKKMREQIGQTHKVCVLLCNSPPYLLPAVESVSYTGCTADSLVQIIRDRGIHFSVIAPRKLPALRYLFERASSVAGAPESSHPDYSQDPFHMVLVRGIALPVTPGGGSGVVSLKPVLPPQPLPVSQPSMGSVTQTPPPPLSYQNPALNAAHDAAQKVLDAATQQQKIRFPQMPNAPFSQSLPSGGKPNLSTVTTVSPPVLTQQQVPPQQPPQQPQGPPAPNQPPPQAPQSQPTNQQTPPTSQPGMGAIPTPPAGAQQGVANKIVAWSGVLEWQEPKASSMDSNTKLTRSLPCQVQVSQGENLNTDQWPQKLIMQLIPQQLLTTLGPLFRNSRMVQFLFTNKDMESLKGLYRIMTNGFAGCVHFPHSAPCEVRVLMLLYSSRKRIFMGLIPNDQSGFVNGIRQVITNHKQVQQQRSMNNTVQMQPGQVPPNQNFLNRPPGPIPVTHGNVQQQSVVVGLPSVSQVTLMEDQQRQNNMLRAAATGNQQPPVTGAPPNQVAQAQAQPPGGMLRLPNPGANPQLRSLLLSQQPQGGMQGMQGMHPIQQMVHSAPGGGAQWRQPHQGPLMIPNGPRGPVAQNPGMPQVSSVMEDEILMDLI; translated from the exons ATGGACCCGACGTCCAAGCCTGGGTTGAATCAGGTGTCAGATGTGGTGTTTGTCATAGAGGGAACTGCAAACCTTGGTCCTTATTTTGAATCACTTCGGGAGAATTACATACTACCGACTATAGA GTATTTTAATGGAGGACCACCTGCTGAAACAGATTTTGGAGGAGAT TATGGTGGCACTCAGTATGGTCTGGTGGTCTTCAACACAGTGGATTGTGCTCCAGAATCTTACGTCCAGTGCCATGCTCCCACCAGCTCTGCTTTTGAGTTTGTCTCGTGGATTGACAGCATTCA ATTCATGGGAGGTGGAGCAGAGAGCTGCAGTCTTATAGCTGAGGGTCTTTCTGTGGCCCTGCAGCTCTTTGACGACTTCAAAAAAATGAGGGAGCAAAT tggtcAGACCCACAAGGTTTGCGTGTTGCTGTGTAATTCTCCTCCATACTTACTACCGGCTGTGGAGAGCGTCAGCTACACGGGCTGCACCGCAGACAGCCTGGTCCAGATCATACGTGAT CGGGGGATCCATTTTTCTGTAATTGCTCCACGGAAACTTCCAGCGCTTCGATATCTTTTTGAAAGAGCATCTTCGGTCGCAGGTGCACCAgaatcctcacatccagactacAGTCAAGACCCCTTTCACATGGTGTTAGTCAGGGGCATTGCACTTCCTG TTACTCCTGGAGGAGGTTCTGGTGTAGTCTCTCTGAAACCGGTCTTGCCACCTCAGCCTTTGCCTGTGTCCCAGCCTTCTATGGGCTCAGTAACCcagactcctcctcctcctctttcataCCAG AATCCCGCTCTAAACGCGGCACACGATGCAGCACAGAAAGTGCTAGATGCAGCCACTCAGCAGCAGAAGATTCGAT TTCCTCAAATGCCAAATGCTCCCTTCAGCCAATCACTCCCATCAGGAGGTAAACCCAACCTATCTACAGTTACCACAGTGTCACCGCCAGTGTTAACACAGCAACAAGTTCCACCACAGCAGCCACCACAGCAACCACAAGGCCCACCTGCACCCAACCAGCCGCCTCCTCAGGCCCCTCAGTCGCAGCCCACCAATCAGCAGACGCCGCCAACATCACAGCCTGGCATG GGTGCTATACCTACACCTCCGGCTGGGGCACAGCAAGGTGTTGCCAATAAAATAGTGGCATGGAGTGGAGTTCTGGAATGGCAAGAG CCCAAGGCTTCCTCCATGGACTCCAACACAAAACTTACACGCTCCTTGCCCTGCCAGGTCCAGGTCAGCCAAGGGGAGAATCT aaaTACAGACCAGTGGCCGCAGAAGCTGATCATGCAGCTCATCCCTCAGCAGCTCCTG ACTACTCTGGGCCCTCTGTTCAGAAACTCTCGTATGGTGCAGTTTCTATTTACTAATAAAGATATGGAGTCTTTGAAGGGACTGTATCGCATCATGACCAATGGATTT gctggATGTGTGCATTTCCCCCACAGTGCTCCGTGTGAGGTGCGTGTGCTGATGCTGCTTTACTCATCTAGGAAGAGGATCTTCATGGGACTCATCCCTAATGACCAGAGTGGATTCGTCAATGGCATTCGGCAGGTCATCACTAACCACAAACAAGTGCAGCAGCAACGCTCG ATGAACAATACTGTTCAGATGCAACCTGGACAGGTCCCACCCAATCAGAACTTCCTCAACAGACCGCCGGGCCCCATCCCTGTTACGCATGGCAACGTGCAACAGCAG TCTGTGGTGGTGGGCTTGCCCTCCGTCAGTCAGGTCACACTGATGGAGGACCAGCAGAGACAGAACAACATG CTGAGAGCAGCTGCAACAGGCAATCAGCAGCCGCCGGTCACAGGTGCTCCGCCCAATCAGGTGGCCCAAGCTCAAGCACAGCCTCCTGGTGGCATGCTGCGCCTCCCAAACCCAGGCGCAAACCCCcaactccgcagtctcctcctcAGCCAACAACCT CAGGGTGGGATGCAGGGCATGCAGGGAATGCATCCCATCCAGCAGATGGTCCATTCTGCACCAGGAGGGGGCGCTCAGTGGAGGCAGCCTCACCAAG GTCCGCTGATGATCCCTAATGGTCCACGGGGTCCAGTCGCACAGAATCCTGGGATGCCTCAGGTGTCGAGCGTTATGGAGGATGAAATTCTTATGGACCTTATCTAA